A window of Mustela lutreola isolate mMusLut2 chromosome X, mMusLut2.pri, whole genome shotgun sequence genomic DNA:
CCAGATTACCGACTCTGGCTGCAAGAACAGCTAACCTCTCCTTTAATTCTTCTGTGGTATCTTTAAGTTTGAAACCACAGCATCTGGTTTCACGGAGTCTGTATGTGTGGGAAGAGGGGTCTGTGCACAGGATGGCCAACTTAGCCTGCTTTGCTCAGCACCGTCCtggttttagcactgaaagtctCATACCCCTGGAACTCCCTCAATCCCAGGCAAACTGGGACAGATGGTCACCCTAATGCTGTACTTGAATCTCTTTAaatcctagttttattttttatttgttatctgTCTTCTCTGGCAATCCTGTTTTTGCTGGGTCTCTGCCTTGTTTGATCTTTCTCCTTCTGGCTGCTTGTAAACTCTAAGATGtctggttatttttctttatcgACTATACTGAGACCATCTGGGTCTTGCCGGTCACATACCAGGCCTTGAAACGAATTCAGTCATTAActtttttgggagagagaaaaacttagAATGCCAGGGCAGCAAGAGAAGGCACGGGTCCCTTTGCTCCTGTCACACATTCAAGGAGACTGCCAGTGCCACCATATCCTCCTGGATATACAGCGTGGGGTCCACGTTCGAGCAGAGGGACCGAGACCCTTATTGCTGTCCTTTTCAACTAGCATGAGAAAATGACCTTCTCAAGCAAGGGACACACAGACTGCTTGGGTGCCCCGCAGTCTGGAGCTGGACCCTAGATGTTGAAAGAACTTTCTGGGAATTCCAGCCTCTGGCACCTGAGGTCTATCGGGAGACACTTTTCTGTGGCTTTCTCTGGTTTCTGCACatcttgtgagcagaggcactgAGAGCTTTTATACTGAGCTAATTTTGCAAGAAAATTTGTGGAGTGAACGGCCTTAGGAGATGGAGATCGAGCCagagaaaaatgtgtttgttGGCCGTTATAATAATGTCTCCGTTTAGGGCAAAAACTGGGCAGGTTTGCTTGCAGCTCTCTTTCCCTTACTGGTGCTTCCTAGGCTTGCTTCCTCCCCAGCGACTGGCATCCACTGAATGTGCGGCATCCGCTTGGGCCCTGCTCTGTGTTGCCCAGGACACGGGGGGCAGGAGAACCAGCGCAAACAGGAAGCACGTGCTGCCTGTTGTGCTATGGGGAATCACATCCTTTGCCTCTGGCCCAGTGTTCTTGTGATTTCTGCCAGCATCTGTGAGATTAAAGCCGACTCACTTGTCAGCTTGCAGGCAGGGGAAGGCTCGTACCCTTCCCAGTTGTCACTGGTGCCCAGTCGAGGTGACATGCTGCCCCACCAGGAACCCTGCAATAGAAGCTTCTTCCACTCTGCTCCAGCCTCAGCTGATTCGTGGTCCCAGCCAGCCAGAATCTGGTCACTTTGGGATAATTCTGCTCATTTCAATACAGCGGGTAACTGGCAACTCCAGGATAGTTGATCATCTTTGACCTCTATATGGAGGAAGTCCCATTCTATGAGAGGGTCATCTTCGAAGTAtgatttatttggggcacctgggtggctcagttggttaagcaactgcctttggttcgggtcttggtcccaggatcctgggattgagctccacattgagctccctgctctgcggggagtctgcttctccctctccctctgcctgccgttccccctgcttgtgctctcactctctgtcaaataaacaaataaaatcttaaaaaaaaaaaaagaaaggtgcaCCTGAGGTCACACCCCATGCAtagagaatctttaaaaaaataaagattttgtttatttatttagcaaagagagagacagcttgagtatgagcagggggtaggtgcagaaggaggagaagcagacttcccgctgagcagggagcctaagtgGGAtgatccaagaaccctgggatcacgacttgggctcaaagcagacacttaaccgactgagccacccaggggccctataagggttaaaaaaaaaatttttttttttaggattttatttatttcagagacaaagagacagcatgagcaggggagcaggggagggggccagagggagagggagaagcaggctcccccctgagcagacatattgctggatcccaggaccctgggatcatgacctgagccgaaggcagacgcttaactgattgagccacccaggtgcccctgatttataAGTATTATTCTatgaaaataactttataaatagCAGTTACACCTAGccctggttgttttgtttttttttaaagattttatttatttgacattgagagagagcataagcagagggagcggcaggcagagtaagagagagaagcaggctccccacggagcaaggagctggatttggggcttgatcccaggaatgagggatcatgacctgagcagaaagcagaagcttaactgactgagccagccaggcgccccaacctagTCCTAGTTATCTCCAGACTGACCCTATAAATTTCTTAAGCAGCTCCAGCTTAGTGGTTAAGACTATGCGTTCTGGAACCAGGCTATCGAGATTCAAATCCTGGCCCCTCCATTAGCAAGATGAGTTACAGTATCCTCTCGTTGTCTCGCTTGAAAATGGAGTTTACAACACTAACCACAAATAAGAtcattttgaggattaaatgaataatgCATGTCTTGTAAGCAACTCGTTGCCAGGCTGATGTGATAACCATTCTATAATCTGGCCGCTATATACAGTTTAAGCAAGCTTGATCATCACCTATCATCTTGCTCTTATTAGAGTAACATTAGccttgctctgcctacttggttCTCCTGGGTGAGAAGGCCAGACCTGCGGGGAGGGGTCTGCACTTCTCCAGCTCTGCCTGGGAGTGGAAGCATGGCCCTATAGCTAGGGAGTGGTATTTTGAAACTTGCTTGGTCCACATCTAGATTACATCTTCCATCATAAGAGCGTCACTTACACGGAGAATATATTAATGTCCAACTGTTGGAGTCTGAatcactctctctttcagatgGTGCCAAACTCTGACCGAGATGCCAGGTATTAGCCCCCCTCAAGCACCAACACATAGTTAAGCGACAGGCTATAATCTGTCATTTCATCCATCCGCCTTAGGGTCTCTCCAACCATATGGTGAGCCCACCATGGACGGGTCTATGTCTTGTCCTCAGTGAGGCCATGAGGGCAGTGTGGGAAAGGACACGGTCTCTTACCCCAAGAAGCTTGGGTCCAAATCTGGGCTCTGATAGTTTATAGGTAGGTGACCCTTAGCTCCCAAGGCCTTGTGTCCACATTCATAATTGTACCTTCCTTATACAGTCCTTGCAAGGACTGAGTGAGTTACAAGCACATCACAACAGTGCCTAGCATGTAGTGAGAAAAGCGGGAAGAAATCCTTTATTTTATAGCCTAGGTGTTTTTCAAGATGCAGTGAAAGCAGTTAAGTACTTTTTCCCTGTAGATGAAATActaaagttctggagatggaggaTTATTTTGTGGAAAAAGATATTTACCTGAAACACTACTGATACTGTCAAGGATGTCCTCATCCTCACGGGTGAGCATAAACTCAGCTTCTGCTAATGAATGGGTAGCCACGGAGCTATTTCAGGAGGGAGACAGCACACAAAGAAACACAAGGACAAGATTGGGAGCGGTTAGGGaaggtgggagaagcaggaccaTAACCCTGAAGACAGCTTATCCAGCAAGGAACCTAACATGTTTAGTTATttgtaagaaaacaaaagtttCTTAGGACAAGTGGATGTTTTCCCCAAGATTTTCTCAAAATAGAAATTGAGAATGGGATAAGAGATTTGTTTTAACTTACATTTATGAGTAAGCACACCCTTGCTCTGTGGAGACACGTCCCTGGACTGCAGGCACTGGGCAATACTTTTTCATCTGgaatcttttttaatatattattttattttattttatttgaagattttatttatttgacagagatcacaagtaggcagagaggcaggcagagagagggggaagcaggctccccgctgagcagagagcctgatgccaggctcaatcccaggaccctgggatcatgacctgagccgaaggcagaggctttaacccactgagccatccaggagcccttcATCTGGAATCTTATCTCCATCTTCTTATGGTCTGTGTTCTGCCCTCTGACCTGTGATAGGGTGACAAGCCACTAAAGTCTTGAGCATTCTGTTTCTCAATCTCTTTATTACGTACTCATCTCTGCCGATGTGACAGGCATTATTCTACTATGACTTTATCATACTGGGAATGTAGCTTAAATTGATAAAGGCTGAACTTACATGAGTTGTGAATAAGATCTAGATTCTGAagaggcatttttcttttctttggtatCCATACTCTCCCCATCCCAGCTGGGATCTAACACAGCACAAGGCACATGGTAAGTCCTCCCTACACAATTGTGTGAATAAATACACACCCTGGGATTTTACTTCAAGGGTGTTTACCCTTTCCTGTTCATCAGTGTGGCAGCTGCCTCAGATGGCCAGTCTTGGACGGAAATGATTAGAAGCAAATAATCAAAGATCACCAATGGTAATTTGACACAAACACTGATTTATTTATAGTCTAGGAAGGGAGTGACACATTATTCAAAGGAAAGTTCACCTATATCTCTCTGTAGTACATTTCAACCATGAACAACATAGCTTTAAATTTCCCAGGTCTGTTATGTGCATATTTTTGAGAAATACCGTACAGTACCGTACATAAATTTTCTCCGCCCAAAAatttccataatattttccataataaattccataatattttcttttccccagcttACTTTATCGTAAGAACATAGTATTTAATAGATATAAAGACAACATACGTGTTAGCCAAGTGTTCAGGTGATCGGTAAGGCTTCCGGTCAGCAATAGGCTAGTAGGAGTTAAATTTTTAGTGAGACAAGAGATACAGATTTTTGACTTTGCAGGGAGTCAGCGCCCTTAAgctcacattgttcaagggtcggCAGGACCTAGAGgacaaaaggaaagaagtacATCAAATCAGGTGAGATTCGGAGTGCAGGTGCTCGCTGGTGCTCGCTGGTTCCCAAGGCCAAGCGGAAACTCCTCTAAGCCAGTGGTCACTACGCTGGGTCACTTCTAAAACGCGCAGGCCCCATTAACGAGGTTGTCCGCGATGGGTTACCTAAGGCCCTCCCGGGCTCAGCGTCCCTCACACGGCACATCTGACCTTGGCTTGAGGTTGGCCGAAACCTTCCCTGAGCAGGGCCGGGACAGTACGGCGGGGTTGATCGAGAAGGACCCGCCGGTCACCTGCCTCTCCGCTCATCTCTTCGTAAAAGGCGAAAGATTCACACGATCTGAAGAGAAGCCAGAGTATCGCTCATCTTGGGAGCGGCCAGACCTCACTTCCCTTTTCTGTGAGGCCAGAGGCAGGCAAGCATGCGTGTGCACGTAGCAAAGCAAAGTTCAGGGACACAGGCTGCCCTGTACAAATTGTAAGGCGACAACACGTGAGAAGCTCTCCAAGAAATCCTTGCACACCGGCGCTCCCAGCAGCAGGACTGACGACGGCCCACAGGTTTCGCCAGCGAGGGGGATGTGCACGGACGGAGAGCGGGCAGACGCAGGGAGGAACACGCACACCAGCGTGTAAGGCTCCGCCGAGCAAGAAGGAGCGAAGCGCGGCAGGGGTGACACCACACGCGAACCTCGACCACACTGCGCCGAGCGACGGAGGCCGGACATGAGAGGGCACTGCTCTCCGACTCCACCGTCAGCCAGTGTCCAGAACGCGGCCGTCCACGGACGCAGAAAGGAACGGGGGCTTCCAGGGCTGGGGGACAGGACGGCAGCCGGTGCTTCGTGGCCACAGAGGCCGCCCTGGGGGTGAGGCAGCTGCTTGGGAAATACAGCTGGTGATGGCACAGCCGCGTAAATGCAGCGACTGACACCCAGCGGCACCCCTGAGGACGGGTGACTGTCGCTCCCGAGAAGTGCGTCTCCGTACAAAGGAAGGGGAAACAGAAAGAACTTCAGGGCTGTCGTGAGCCGCACCGACACGAGAAAGCAGGAACGGACATGGGGGAGCCGGGATGCTGGAcagcccaggggccccaggaggggACAGGCAGAAAGGGGCGTAGGGGTCCCGCTTCAGAATCTGACCAGAGGTCGCCAACActtgaaaagcaaacaaataacacACATTTGCCAATGCGAAGCTCTTCAATGTCTCCAAATAACCAGGAGTTCTAAACCAAGTAAAGGACCAAACAGGGAGAAAGCAAGACATCCCACAGGTGCCTTTTCCAGGCCAGTGACTGCACCTGGACAAGAGGGGCTGGGCTCTGCGGGGGGGCAGCGCGGGCACTGAGTGCAGCCTAGGCGCCGCCACCAAGCAGGGGCGCCCCTGAGCCACTCTGCCCACATCCTCCATATAAGCCTGGCAAGCACATCCTCTCTGGGGAGGTTTCACAGtttctttcaaaacaaatttGCCAGAATTGCGTTTCATACACGGTGCACAAACCAGCACACACCAAGACCACTCTTCCAAAAGGGGTTTCTGGTATTTAAAAAGTCACTTCAGTACAGACGATGCCCAGGGAAACCATGTGCAAAAGGCTACGCCCTTCCCTTCCCAGGCTACAACACACAGGAAACTTCGGGACCTCATGCCAAGCAAAGGAAGCCAGTCACCGAAGGACAAACACCCCTTCAGGATTCATACAAAGTATCTGAAGCAGTCCAGCTcgggaaaacagaaaatagaaggcTGGGTTCCTGcgctgggggcgggggatggggaaCGGGGAGCTCTGCTGGTGGGGATAGCTGTGCTTTTGCAAGAGAATAGCCCCAGAACCGCCTTGGGAAACCATGTCCACCTACCCAGCATCAACCAAAGGCACCTTCAAAATGGTTAAGGCGGTACATCTTAGGTCAGGATTTTTAGCTCCCCTAAAAGTTTGGACAACCATCCTCTTCAAGGAGTACCCATGTTAACTGTTGTGCGAGTGCACGTTTACGGTTCTCGAGAAATTATACTTTCTCGGGGGTTTCGACCGAACCCAGTTTGGAGCTGGATCTACTTTAGAACATTAACTAATAAGATGACTGTCTACAAGGATAGCAACAAAGCGACGACTCTAAGCAAAAacaatcccagtgtcctgagtcGCTGCCTTGTTTCTACGAACCGCTCACGAGCTTGTGCTTCCATAAACAGTCTGGACACCGAAATGTAAAACACAGTCACAtcgaggaaaaggaaaaaaaaaaaaaaacgaccaAAACCCAGAACCAAAATGAAGTCAAAATTCGGGAGCTGGTTTGGGCCCATGCTCTGGTGTTTTGTACAAAGAGAAAATACGGCAAGACTCAGGATTTGGGAGGGGAAGGCGGGCTTCTGTCTATTTTACCTTTGGCCAGGCTTGTGGGCCGCGGGGCCAGAGGCCGCCCGGCTGTCTGGGCGATGACTGTCGTCATGGCCACAGGGCCCTGCAAGATTCTCAGCCGTGGTCCCTGTGGCTGGGGCGGCCGCAGTGTGTGCGCGGGACGAGGACAGCTCTGCTCTGGGCTTCTCTGGCTTTCCCCAGAGCCCAACGGGGCCGACACCGCCGACACCGCCGCCGCGTGGGGCTGCGGCAGCTCCCCCTCTCCGGCCAGGTTTAGCGCCacagcctgctgagcagaggaggcCCTTTCTGGACTGGCTGCACCTCCTCCACTTGGACCCTGGGGCCCAGGCCGCTGAGGACCCCCAGTGGAGGCTTGCTGAAGTTGTTCTTGGGAAATCAAGTGATAGAGCCGCCGCTCTGGCTGCCGCGCTGTGTTCAAAAGGAGCGACTCTTGGGGAACCTCCAGGAGAGTTACTGGCCCGAGGCCGGAAGcgtgttttaaaaaaaactggacGCGGACTGGAGGACTCCGCGCTGCAGCGGGCACCGCACTGGGGGGCCGAGCGCCTGAAGGCAGGCTGCTGGGCTGGATCCCCACAGGAGCCTTGGCCCCAGCCTGAGGGCCCTGCCCCGGGCCAGAGCCCCTCTCCAAAGCCTGCGCTCCGCAACCAGGGCCCGCCACTTGAAGGAGGCTGTGGCCCGCGGAGCTGGCCGTGACCTGGACGGCCGGGCTGCTCTGCGATGAGCCGGCGGCGGACGGGGTGGTTGCAGGCAGCCTGCCGACTCCAGGGCCCTGCTTCCCAGAGGATTTCGGGGACTTGGCCATGACCCGGGTGGCCGGGGCTCTCAGTGAGGAGCTGGCGGTGGGCAAAGTGCCTGCAGGAAACACGCTCACGCGAATCACTTCCACAGAGGATTTCTGGGCCTTGGCCGGGACCCGGGTGGCCGGGGCTCTCACGGACGAGCTGGCCGTGGACACGGGGGCTGCAGGAAGCGTGCCCACTCCGGTCACGCTCACAGAGGACTGCTGGGAGCCGGCCGAGACCCGGCTGGCCGGGCTCCTCTGTGGGGCGCTGGCGGCGGACACGGTGGCTGCGGGAAGCGGGCTCCCTCGATTCACGTCCACGGGGGATTGCTGGGAGGGACTTGGCTTAGGAGCGGGAGCAGGAGATGGAGATTTACGAAAGCTGCTGGCCTCCCATGGAATAAAACTGTTCCCCGACCGGCTCGTGCCTGAGCTCCAGGGAAGTCTGATGCGCAGAGGTGGCCGTCCCACGCCTTCCCCCTGGACTGGAGACCGAACCGACGCCATGTCAGGCTGTTCTGGGTCGTTCCCGGGAGGAAGCCCACTGAGGCCGCCTGAGCCGTGCGACCCGGTGACCGTACAGCTGGCCTTCTGCAGGACGGCCAGCTCTGCCCCCGTGACCACCCCGCCGGCAGCCGTCTTTGATTCCGGCGGGACACTGCCTGAACGGTCATCTGTGCAGGGGTGCGGAGGAGACATCTGTCCCTCCCACCGGTCTTCCTTCCAGGGCCTTCTCGCTCCAGAGGAAGGTGGATTATTCGGCGGCGGCGACTTCGGGAAGGTCAGCTCCGTGCTCTGAGGCTCCTGGCCGGCTTCGCG
This region includes:
- the LOC131822134 gene encoding transcription factor SPT20 homolog, translated to MQQALERALDRADYVIAGAQQRPPKRRGSSSGEASLYEKLYDIYVEECGREPEAPEELRSNVNLLEKLVRRESLPCLVVNLHRGEGGYSLMLQGKDGAYSETVRLPYEERELLEYLDAEELPPALLDVLEKSEVNLFQCGCVIAQVRDYRQCSGGEPPGYQSRHILLRPTMQTLACDVQSITSDGQEWTQEDKLSLESQLILATAEPLCLDPSVAVACTANRLLYNKQKMNTGPMKRSFRRYSASSLHRQRELSACPPPPELTVWASCRKRRERQDRPWYDLKISKAGSCVDTWRRRPCDLAVPSEVDVQKYARGRRSAQRVVSPPGVWPAGEVRDGGTCGREAGQEPQSTELTFPKSPPPNNPPSSGARRPWKEDRWEGQMSPPHPCTDDRSGSVPPESKTAAGGVVTGAELAVLQKASCTVTGSHGSGGLSGLPPGNDPEQPDMASVRSPVQGEGVGRPPLRIRLPWSSGTSRSGNSFIPWEASSFRKSPSPAPAPKPSPSQQSPVDVNRGSPLPAATVSAASAPQRSPASRVTASSAGHSLLQVAGPGCGAQALERGSGPGQGPQAGAKAPVGIQPSSLPSGARPPSAVPAAARSPPVRVQFFLKHASGLGPVTLLEVPQESLLLNTARQPERRLYHLISQEQLQQASTGGPQRPGPQGPSGGGAASPERASSAQQAVALNLAGEGELPQPHAAAVSAVSAPLGSGESQRSPEQSCPRPAHTLRPPQPQGPRLRILQGPVAMTTVIAQTAGRPLAPRPTSLAKASRLPHVRSCFLVSVRLTTALKFFLFPLPLYGDALLGSDSHPSSGVPLGVSRCIYAAVPSPAVFPKQLPHPQGGLCGHEAPAAVLSPSPGSPRSFLRPWTAAFWTLADGGVGEQCPLMSGLRRSAQCGRGSRVVSPLPRFAPSCSAEPYTLVCVFLPASARSPSVHIPLAGETCGPSSVLLLGAPVCKDFLESFSRVVALQFVQGSLCP